The following is a genomic window from Spirosoma foliorum.
GAGGGTTGTGAATATGTGCTTCACGTTGCCTCGCCTATTGCACTGAGTGTTCCCAAAGACGAAAACGATATGATTCGCCCCGCCGTGGAGGGCGCTGTTCGGGTATTGCGCGCTGCTCGTGATGCGGGCGTTAAACGAGTGGTGATGACGTCTAACTTTGGCGCTGTTGGCTATAGCCATACCGATACAACACAGGTCATTACCGAAGAAAGCTGGACTGATCCGAACGAACCTGGCTTGTCGGCTTACAACAAATCGAAGGTACTGGCCGAACGGGCCGCCTGGGATTTTATGGCTAAAGAGGGCGGAGAGCTCGAATTGTCGGTTGTGAATCCGGTTGGTATTTTTGGTCCCGCTTTAGGCCCTGACCTGTCCAGTGGCTTCGAGTTGCTGAAACGGGTACTGGAGGGATCGATGAAACGAGTTCCGAACATGACGCTGGGTATTGTAGATGTACGGGATGTGGCTGATTTACACATTCGGGCCATGACCAGTCCTGCCGCCAAAGGACAGCGATTTCTGGCCATTGCGGGCGACATCATGACCTTGCCCGAAATTGCGCTGTTAATCCAAAGCCGACTGGGTAACAAACTCAAGCATATCTCGACGAAACGGATGCCGGACTGGGTTGTACGGATAGCTGCGCTGTTTAGTCCAATCGCGCGGAATTTAGTACCTATGCTAGGGCGTTACCGAACCACCAGTAACGAAAAAGCGAAACGCTTGCTCGGCTGGAATCCGCGGAGCAATGAGGAAGCGCTGATGGCTACTGCTACTAGTCTGATTCAATTTAAACAGCTTAAAACGGAGGCTTAAAGAATTCAGTAATTTGCCCGGCATATTGGTGATGATATCCATTGTACATTAACGTGAATAATGGATAGGATCTAAATGTATCAACTGATCGTCAGCTATTTATAGTGTTATTTTCTGTCATCCCGACGTCAGGAGGGATCTTCGGCAACTGGTTATTTACCGAAGATCCCTCCTGACGTCGGGATGACAGAAAACTAGTATAATTCTATTCGTAAATCCTCCATAATTCACGTTACATTAGTCAATATTCATTAGTTGAATGGATTATGATGAAAGCAACCGCGATCAAGTCCTGTTACATTGGCCCTGAGGTTTCACCCGAACAGTTTATTTCGGAGCATTTCTTCCTGTATCTGACGGTCGGAACCCTGACGGTTTACGACGGAAGCAAAGAGCATAAACTAAAACCGGGTGAATATGGTATAGCCCGGCGAAACCATCTGGCCAAATACAATAAGCAGCCCATCGACGGTAAGTTTGAAAAGGTTGTTGTGATCTTTGATCAACCCTTTTTGAAGGCATTCTACGAACGGTATAAAATTCCCTTAGAACACCCTCAATCGGCTAATGCCATAATTCGGCCGGGTAAGAATGCACTGGTCGATAATTTTATTCAATCGCTGGCGGTTTACTTTACCGAAGCGGGGACGGTCGACACTGATTTTTTTGATCTGAAACGGACTGAACTATTGTTGATTCTATTAAAAAAGAATCCTGAATTAGCCAGTATTTTCTTCGATTTTACAACGCCGGAAAAGATCGATCTGGAATCATTTATGAATCGCAACTTTCGGTTCAACGTCAATCTGGAACGATTTGCCTATTTAACGGGGCGCAGCTTAACCGTTTTTAAGCAGGATTTCAAGCGAATTTTTCGGGAAACGCCAAATCGGTGGTTGCAAAAAAAGCGACTTCAGGAAGCCTATTTTTTACTGGATAAAAAGGGCCGAAAAGCCTCTGATATTTATCTGGAAGTAGGTTTTGAGAACCTATCTCATTTTTCATTTGCCTTCAAAAAAATGTTTGGCGTTGCCCCAACCCAACTAAACGAAAACCGACGGCTTATGCAGGTGGAGCATTGAGTTTGGGCGAATGGGGTAGTATGACTCTTCGTTTTGTGGCTTTAGTAAACACCATTCTTTAGCCAATACCGACCAATGTTTAAACAGATAATTTCGCTTCTTGTCGTTTGCTTAGTTTGCTGTATGGCCAGCGCACAGGCGCAGAGCAGGAAACCCAAATTCAAGGTAATTGCCTTCTATACGGCCCAGAACGACAAAGCTCACATTAGTTACGTGCATGAAGCCAATCGGTGGTTTCCGAAGGCGGCTGCACAGTACAATTTTGCGTATGATTCAACGGATAACTGGAACAACCTGAATGCCAAGTTCCTGGCGAATTATCAGGTCGTTTTGTTTCTGGATACCCGACCTGAAGAACCTGCTCAACGAGCGGCTTTTCAGAAATACATGGAAAATGGTGGCGGGTGGATGGGGTTTCATTTTGCTGGATTTGCCCTGACGCCTTCAAAATACCCACAAAACTGGGACTGGTATCATAATGAATTTCTGGGATCGGGTTCGTACAAAAGCAATACCTGGCGACCTACTTCGGCCATCTTACGAGTTGAAGACCGGAAACATCCATCGACAAAGCATTTGCCAAAAACCTTCAAAACGGCTCCAAACGAATGGTATCGGTGGACGAATGATCTGACCAAAAATCCAGATATCGATATTCTGATGTCTATCGATTCAACCAGTTTTCCGCTGGGGACGGGACCGAAACCGCATGAGATCTGGCACAGTGGTTATTACCCAGTTGTTTGGACGAATAAGAAGTACAAAATGATTTATTCGAACATGGGGCATAACGACATCGACTACGAAAACAAAACGAACAAGGAGTTGTCGTTTACCTTCGACAATGAAACACAGAATAAATTCCTGATCGACGCGCTGATGTGGCTAGGAAACGGTAAGAAATAGGCTATCCAACTATAAAAACTCAACCTCATGAACCGCATTTCACGGCGTAACTTTTTACAATCATCAGCCATACTCGCCAGCGGCTCAATCATAAGCCCTTATCTGCCGATGAGAAAATCGGCCCAGAAGCCGCTACGTCTGGGCGGGCCGATTTTCCTGAAAAGTCAGGACCCCGAGGAGTTGGCGCGGGAGCACAGACGGTTGCAGTATAGTTCGGCCTATGTTCCGGCTGTTGATTTGAAAGACAGCGCGAAAATTGCAGCCATTGAAAAAGCGTTTGCGGGCCAGAACGTAATTTTGGCCGAAGTTGGAGCCTGGGTCAACATGCTGGATCAGGACGCTGGAAAACGTCGAAAAAATCTGGACTACGTTACAGAAAGGCTAGCTTTAGCTGATGCCGTTGGCGCTCGAACGTGTGTAGACATTGCGGGTTCGTATAATCCTATCCGCTGGGATGGCCCTGACGCCCGTGATTTGACTAAGGAGTATTTTGATGCAACAGTCGAAAATTGCCGAAAGGTGATTGACGCTGTAAAACCCAAACGGACCAAATTTGCGCTGGAAATGATGGGCTGGAGTTTACCCGATGGCCCAGACTCCTATCTGAAATTCATTAAAGCTATCGACCGACCTGCCTTTGGGGCTCACATCGATATGGCAAACATCATTAACAGCCCGACACGCTATTACAATAACAAAGCTCTAATCAACGAAACCTTCCAGAAATTGGGTCGCTGGATTGTGTCGGCTCATGCCAAGGATATTGCTCCCCAAAACGGCCATTTTATGGAGGCAATGCCGGGTCGGGGAGGTCTGGATTACGTGACTTACATCCGCAATGTGACATCGCTACCGCAGGAAGTGCCCTTGCTCCTGGAACACCTGCGCACCGCAGAAGAATACGATGAAGCCCGACAATTCGTGATCAGCCAGGCCGCAAAGGCGCAGATCGCATTAGCGTAAAAGATGTATGATATAGGGTGTATGATGTATGGCTAGCTCGCAACCATACATCATACACCCTATATCATACATCTTACATCCCTCTTACAAATCCGGGATGTCTTTGATTCGGACTTTCATAACCGGACGTTCGCCATCTGGGACGATGGCAATGAATGAGTTGCTGACCGTTTCGCCATTTCTGAGCATAAAACCAGCCTGAATATTGGTTGTGCTGGTTACTTCTTTTCCATCCGAATTCTTTATCTTTTGCTGATAAGGTATCGTGAATGGACGCGCTACAACCGTCTCACTTTTAGAGGTTAGTCGTTTGCCGGTGGCATTCAGGCAATCGAACGTAGCTAACAGGTTGGGCGCGTCGGTGCTCAGAAAGGTTTGCCTGGGGAAAATGATCTTGGTACAGGTGCTTCGGTTCGTAGCGTAAACCGACACCTCGTAGCGCATAAAATTCTCCTTACCAATTTCAATTTGCCGTTCATTGCTGATCTCGAAGCCGTAGTCGATTCCATTCAGCTGAGCGGGTTTGCCGGGTTGAACATCATAAGCTTGCTGGGCCCAGAGAAAGGAGGGAGTAAGCGTTAGAAAGAGACAAGACAGTAGAGCATTTTTCATGTAAATAGAGGTAAGGTTATTTTTGTCATTCCGACGAAAGGAGGAATCTTAAAGTCGTTTATTAGTCAAGATTGAGATTCCTCCTTTCGTCGGAATGACAAAAATAAAAAGTTTCATCTTCTATAATTCTTTACGAAGCAAATGCGGTCGCTCTGCCGCTATTTTCAGAATGAGTTCGCCGAATAGCGTGTTGGCCCAGGCAAACCATTTGCGGGTAAAGTTGGCTGGATTGTCCTTGTCGAACGATTCATGCATGAAGCCTGTCCCGGCATGGGTTTTCTTCAACTGACGAAGCTGGGCAAGAATTTCCTGATCATCCGTAGAGGTTAATGCTCTCATGGTCAGGCTCATGGTCCAGATGTTGTTAATCAACGTATGCGGACTGCCGACTCCTTCGGCCGCTTTCCCTTTGAAAAAATACGGGTTATTCGAGCTGAGTACAAACCGTCGGGTATTTCGGTAAATCGGATCGGTGGCAGGCATAGCGCCCAGATACGGAAGCGCGAGTAGATTAGGTACGTTGGCATCATCCTGAAGCAGATAATTGCCGTAGCCATCCACCTCCAGCGCGTAGATTTTGCCGTAGATCGGATGGGTATAGATCGCGTGCTTTTTCAACGCCGTTTCTACTTCACTGGCTAGGGCTCGGCAGTCATTTGAAAACGTCGTTAAACCAGCATTCGGATTAGGAAAAAGCTGATCGAGCATCGAGGCCAATTGCCGGAATGAAACGACTGCAAACCAGTTTGACGGTACGTAGAATGGATAAACCGTTGCATCGTCAGAAGGCCGAAAAATGCTATGGATTAATCCAATTGGGCGCGTCGGATTCCCGTAGCCATTACCTGGCACGGTATCGGTAGACCAGGCCGTTTCGCGACTGAAATGATAGGGGCCTCGGTTGGTTTTACGTTGTTGCTCCCGGCAGGTTTTTAACGTTAGCTGCATGGCCTGCACCCAGTCGGCATCGAATGGGCTGGTATCGGCAGTCGTTTTCCAATAATGGTACGCCAGCCTGATCGGATAACAGAGCGAATCTAATTCCCATTTACGCTCATGAAGGCCCGGCTTCATGGTTGTCTGGTCGTTTTTCCATTCGCCTACTTTTGTTTCATCCGCGTAAAATGCATTGGCATAAGAGTCCCAGCGAATGCACTGCGTTTGACGCCGAATGACGCCTGCAATAAGTTGCCGTAAGGCCGGATCAGACTTCGTCAACGGCAGATAAGGCCAAACTTGCGCAGTGCTGTCGCGCAGCCACATCGCGTCAATATCGCCCGTAATAACGAATGTATCGGGTTTGCCGTTTACAGTGCTGGACTGAACGGTTGTATCGAGCGTGTTGGGAAAGCAATTTTCAAAGAGCCAGGCCAGTTCTGGATCGCGAATGGTTTTGTGCATTCGCTCGATGGTTTGCTCAACCAAAGGGCTGGTAAATTTTCGCTGGCTGGTGGCTGTGCGAACGACGGGGAAAGCCGCTGCTGGCGTTGCCCATAACGACTGGTTATTCAATAGCAGGCCAGTTCCTACAGCAGATTGCTGGATAAACTGACGGCGGGATATCGACACGGAGATGACTAGTTTTAGGGTAAGATGCCTGCGAAAAAACAGAGTTTTTGCCATAAATCAAACCCATTGCCAGCTGAGTAACTACCAAAAAAAGAAGTAATTAATACTTTTCCGGGATTGGATAGGGTATTAGGTAGTTTGTGTCAGCTCTTGTCTTTTCAGTAGATCACATCCTCCTGAAAATAGCTCGTCAATTTTCTCTTGTCTTATGTTACTAACCTCTAGCACCAACTGGCTCCGTTTGCTGGGTATGGCCGGAATTCTTCTTGGACTATCCGTTGGCCTTGGTCAAAAACACGCGTTTGCTCAATCGGCAACATCTACCACCAGTCCAAAGCGGATTCTGGTTTTTTCGAAAACAAAAGGATGGAAACATACGTCCATTCCGTTTGGCATTGCCGCCTTGCAGAAGCTCGGACGGGAGAATAATTTCCGGGTCGACACGACCAAAAATGCGGCTTATTTCAACGACGATAGTTTGAAGCACTATCAGGCGGTTGTCTGGTTAAGCACCACCGGGAATGTATTGAATCAGGTGCAACAAGCTGCTTTTGAGCGATATATTCAGGCTGGTGGTGGCTATCTGGGTATTCACGCAGCTGCCGATACGGAGTACGACTGGCCCTGGTACAATAAACTCGCGGGGGGATATTTTGCCAGTCACCCGAGCCAATCGAATGTGCGTAAAGCAACCGTAGACGTATTGGACAAAAATCACCCATCAACCAGCATGTTGCCCGATCATTGGGAGCGGACCGACGAGTGGTACAACTATCGATCGCTGTACTCCGATCTGCACGTGCTGGCCAATCTGGACGAAAATACGTACGAGGGGGGCATTAACGGCAGCAATCACCCGATTGCCTGGCACCATGAATTCGATGGTGGACGGGCGTATTATACGGGCGGTGGTCACGAAGACTCCAGCTTCAGCGAACCGCTGTTTGTGCAACACTTATTGGGGGCGCTTAACTGGGTAATGGGTACTGGTAAAGCGCTGGACTACAGTAAGTCATATGCCGTGACGATGCCCGAAGAAAACCGATTCGTGAAAACGGTACTGGTTAACGACCTGAACGAGCCGATGGAGCTGGCTGTTGCCAACGATGGTCGGGTGTTTTTTACGGAACGGAGCGGAAATTTGTCGGTCTATAATACCCGTACCCAAAAACAGCAACTGGTGCATCGGTTTGATGTACCTACCAAACAGGGGCATGGTGTACAAGGCATAACCCTCGATCCGAACTTCGCGACCAATCACTGGCTGTACATTTACTATTCTCCTCAGTTCGAGAAGGACCCGTTTTACAACCTGTCACGTTTTGTTGTCAAAGACGATAACACGCTCGATCTGGCTTCCGAAAAAGTGCTGTTTACCGTGCCTAGCATTGCTGAGCCGGGCTCTCATCATGGCGGTTCGATCGCTTTTGATAAAGAAGGACTGCTATATCTATCCACCGGCGATCATACCAATCCTTTCCCGTCTAACGGCTACGCACCCATTGACGCCCGCCCAGATCATTTAGGAGCCGATGCCCGTGCTACGGCCGCCAATACCAACGATTTGCGGGGTAAAATTCTCCGTATTCGTCCGCAGGCCGATGGTACTTATACGATTCCTGAAGGAAATCTATTTCCCAAAGGAACTGCCCAGACCCGGCCGGAGATTTACACGATGGGTTTACGAAATCCCTATCGGATTGCTCTGAATCCTAAATCATCAGTGCTGTATTGGGGCGAAATTGGCCCGGATGCTGGCAAGGATAGCACATTGGGTCCTCGTGGCTACGATGAATTTAATCAGGCGAAGAAAGCAGGGAATTTCGGCTGGCCACTGTTTATTGGCAACAGCCAGCCTTATGCCGCGCTGGATTTTGCCACGAACGTCATTGGCCCTCGTTTTGATCCGAAAGATCCCGTAAACAACTCGCCTAAAAGCAACGGGCTTCAACATCTGCCCCCGGTTAATCCAGCTATGATCTGGTATCCGTATGCTGCATCAAAAGAGTTTCCCGAGCTAGGGCAGGGAGGGCGTAGCGCAATGGCCGGTGAGTTTTATACCTACGACAAAAATTCAACTGCTAAGACGAAGTTCCCTGAATACTACGACGGAGCCCTGTTCATCTTCGACTGGATGCGTAACTGGGTCATGGCTGTTCGGGTGGATAAGAACGATAACTACATTCGGACGGAGCCATTTATGGCCGGGAACGGGGACTTCCGCCGACCTATTGATCAGGCTTTCGGGAAAGATGGCGTGATGTATATGCTCGAATACGGTTCGGTCTATGGTGCGGATAACGACGATGCCCGCCTGGTGAAAATTGAATATAATACCGGAAATCGTGCCCCAATGGTTAAGGCTAATGTCGTCGATTCGGTGGCGGCAGCAATCCATAATTCCCGCTCGTACCTTACTTCTGATGGACAAAATGCGCCTGTGTTTCACGAAGCTGCGGGGCAGGCTCCTTTACGCGTAAAATTCAGTGGACGAGGCACTGATCTCGATGACGATGATGCCATAACCTACGAATGGCTCTTTGATGGGAAAACGGTTGGTTCTCAGAAACCTATGGCAACATATACGTACACGAAGCCTGGTATTTACAAGGCTATTTTGAGAGCAACGGATCAGAAGGGTTTAGTCGGGGCCGATACCATTGTGGTAAAGGTGGGCAACGCAAAACCGGAAGTGGCCATTACTACACCCGATAACAAGTCGTTTTTCTGGGCAAATAAGCCGTTTACATATGCTGTCAAAGTAACCGATAAAGAAGATACGAAAATTGACCCTAAGCGCATCAAGGTGTATTACGAATACAGCGCTCAGCCCAGAAGTGCGCAAACTGTAGTGGCACAACAGGGGCATCAGGATTTGGCCTCCGTTGGAAACGGGTCAATTGGTAAAACACTGATGGCGAGTAGTGATTGTAAGGCCTGCCACACGATTGATAAACCCTCTGTTGGGCCAACGTTTCTGGCCGTTGCCGATCGGTACAAGGGGCAAGCGGGAAGTGTAGAACGATTGGCGAAGAAAATCATTGAAGGCGGGGGTGGTAGCTGGAGTAAAGATCACCTGATGAGTGCGCACCCACAGATTCCCGTACAGGATGCGCAGGAAATGGTCAAATACATTTTCTCGCTGACCGATGCCCGTAAGCAGAAGGCCATGCCGTTGCAGGGAAGTCTCGCCCTCAACGAGCACAAACCAGAAGATGCCCGAGGACAATATACGTTGCTGGCTTCCTACACCGATAATGGGGGTAAAGTTGTCGGTCCATTGACAAGTACCGATGTTGTTACATTACGTAATGCCACCGTGAAAACGATCAATGCCGATGCGTACGTTGGTTTCCCTCGGTTTGGTACTCGCCTGAATGCTGGTAGCCACAAAGCCTATGTGCTGCTGAAAGGTATTGATATGACCACGATCAAGTCGCTGACTTATGATTATTCGTCGCTCAATAAAGATGGCGATATTGAAGTCAGACTCGATTCCTACGCAGGTCCAGTTGTTAGTCGAGCACCTTACAAAGCGACTGGTTCCTGGAGTACCAACAAGCAGGTGACTGGCACTTTCGATAAGGAGTTTACTGGGAAGCACGATGTGTATGTGGTCGTCATGAAGCGCGACAAACCCAACGACAACATCATTCAGCTAAACAGTATTCAGTTTAATCAGAATTAGAAATTTCGTGACAATACATTCCCGCATTTACCCCTCTCCTGGCTTTCAGGAGAGGGGCTAGGGGTGAGGTGAATACCAAGTCAATACGCAACAATCTCTTTCTTCGTGGACTCGAGCTTCCGATACGGATTTTCTAAAAACAACTGCATAAAGCGAGTCATATCGAATCCACCAACCATGTGGGCTTTATTCGTAAACAGCAAGCGCTGACTGTTCGGCATATAGTGATGAATCCGGTCGATGTAGAGCGGCCGACAGGCGTTGTCCATGTCGCCATCCGCTAATAAGGCTGGTTTGCTGGAATAGAAAGGCTGCTTGGTTTCGGGGTTTATGGGTGGAACCTTCCAGCAATCGCACATCTCCCGATAAACATCATTAATGTGATAGCCTTTCAGATAAGGATACGTTTCGTAGAGTTGCTGGAGCACTTTTTCGCTATGGTAAGCCGTCTGGTCGGCGCAGTAAACCGAGATTCGCATGCCCGATGGAGCGGTGTCATGTTCAAAAATGTCGTCCAGTGTTCGCTTAATGTAGGGATAGTGATTCCCTTTTATCATTTCGGTGATGGTGTAGGGGATGTGCTTCATTTGCGTATTAACGAGAACCCCCAATAACTCCCGTCGGGTGTATTGAATGCGCAGAGTATCGGTAGTGCCCTTTTCCACATAAGGAATATAAAAAGCCTTCTCGCCGATAGAGGAAAAATAACGCTGGAATTTCTCCTTCAGATTGCTGTATAACGCCTTGTTCGTTGAATCTTTTTCAACGTGCTCAAACAGCGTATTCAGCGAT
Proteins encoded in this region:
- a CDS encoding SDR family oxidoreductase, which produces MANTTVLVTGGTGFVGIHCILQLLQKGYSVKTTLRSLKRKEDVMNMLQNGGITDFSLLSFIEADLTNDANWDEAVEGCEYVLHVASPIALSVPKDENDMIRPAVEGAVRVLRAARDAGVKRVVMTSNFGAVGYSHTDTTQVITEESWTDPNEPGLSAYNKSKVLAERAAWDFMAKEGGELELSVVNPVGIFGPALGPDLSSGFELLKRVLEGSMKRVPNMTLGIVDVRDVADLHIRAMTSPAAKGQRFLAIAGDIMTLPEIALLIQSRLGNKLKHISTKRMPDWVVRIAALFSPIARNLVPMLGRYRTTSNEKAKRLLGWNPRSNEEALMATATSLIQFKQLKTEA
- a CDS encoding helix-turn-helix domain-containing protein; its protein translation is MMKATAIKSCYIGPEVSPEQFISEHFFLYLTVGTLTVYDGSKEHKLKPGEYGIARRNHLAKYNKQPIDGKFEKVVVIFDQPFLKAFYERYKIPLEHPQSANAIIRPGKNALVDNFIQSLAVYFTEAGTVDTDFFDLKRTELLLILLKKNPELASIFFDFTTPEKIDLESFMNRNFRFNVNLERFAYLTGRSLTVFKQDFKRIFRETPNRWLQKKRLQEAYFLLDKKGRKASDIYLEVGFENLSHFSFAFKKMFGVAPTQLNENRRLMQVEH
- a CDS encoding ThuA domain-containing protein, with product MASAQAQSRKPKFKVIAFYTAQNDKAHISYVHEANRWFPKAAAQYNFAYDSTDNWNNLNAKFLANYQVVLFLDTRPEEPAQRAAFQKYMENGGGWMGFHFAGFALTPSKYPQNWDWYHNEFLGSGSYKSNTWRPTSAILRVEDRKHPSTKHLPKTFKTAPNEWYRWTNDLTKNPDIDILMSIDSTSFPLGTGPKPHEIWHSGYYPVVWTNKKYKMIYSNMGHNDIDYENKTNKELSFTFDNETQNKFLIDALMWLGNGKK
- a CDS encoding sugar phosphate isomerase/epimerase family protein — encoded protein: MNRISRRNFLQSSAILASGSIISPYLPMRKSAQKPLRLGGPIFLKSQDPEELAREHRRLQYSSAYVPAVDLKDSAKIAAIEKAFAGQNVILAEVGAWVNMLDQDAGKRRKNLDYVTERLALADAVGARTCVDIAGSYNPIRWDGPDARDLTKEYFDATVENCRKVIDAVKPKRTKFALEMMGWSLPDGPDSYLKFIKAIDRPAFGAHIDMANIINSPTRYYNNKALINETFQKLGRWIVSAHAKDIAPQNGHFMEAMPGRGGLDYVTYIRNVTSLPQEVPLLLEHLRTAEEYDEARQFVISQAAKAQIALA
- a CDS encoding ABC transporter permease, whose product is MKNALLSCLFLTLTPSFLWAQQAYDVQPGKPAQLNGIDYGFEISNERQIEIGKENFMRYEVSVYATNRSTCTKIIFPRQTFLSTDAPNLLATFDCLNATGKRLTSKSETVVARPFTIPYQQKIKNSDGKEVTSTTNIQAGFMLRNGETVSNSFIAIVPDGERPVMKVRIKDIPDL
- a CDS encoding glycoside hydrolase family 125 protein; amino-acid sequence: MSRRQFIQQSAVGTGLLLNNQSLWATPAAAFPVVRTATSQRKFTSPLVEQTIERMHKTIRDPELAWLFENCFPNTLDTTVQSSTVNGKPDTFVITGDIDAMWLRDSTAQVWPYLPLTKSDPALRQLIAGVIRRQTQCIRWDSYANAFYADETKVGEWKNDQTTMKPGLHERKWELDSLCYPIRLAYHYWKTTADTSPFDADWVQAMQLTLKTCREQQRKTNRGPYHFSRETAWSTDTVPGNGYGNPTRPIGLIHSIFRPSDDATVYPFYVPSNWFAVVSFRQLASMLDQLFPNPNAGLTTFSNDCRALASEVETALKKHAIYTHPIYGKIYALEVDGYGNYLLQDDANVPNLLALPYLGAMPATDPIYRNTRRFVLSSNNPYFFKGKAAEGVGSPHTLINNIWTMSLTMRALTSTDDQEILAQLRQLKKTHAGTGFMHESFDKDNPANFTRKWFAWANTLFGELILKIAAERPHLLRKEL
- a CDS encoding ThuA domain-containing protein; translation: MLLTSSTNWLRLLGMAGILLGLSVGLGQKHAFAQSATSTTSPKRILVFSKTKGWKHTSIPFGIAALQKLGRENNFRVDTTKNAAYFNDDSLKHYQAVVWLSTTGNVLNQVQQAAFERYIQAGGGYLGIHAAADTEYDWPWYNKLAGGYFASHPSQSNVRKATVDVLDKNHPSTSMLPDHWERTDEWYNYRSLYSDLHVLANLDENTYEGGINGSNHPIAWHHEFDGGRAYYTGGGHEDSSFSEPLFVQHLLGALNWVMGTGKALDYSKSYAVTMPEENRFVKTVLVNDLNEPMELAVANDGRVFFTERSGNLSVYNTRTQKQQLVHRFDVPTKQGHGVQGITLDPNFATNHWLYIYYSPQFEKDPFYNLSRFVVKDDNTLDLASEKVLFTVPSIAEPGSHHGGSIAFDKEGLLYLSTGDHTNPFPSNGYAPIDARPDHLGADARATAANTNDLRGKILRIRPQADGTYTIPEGNLFPKGTAQTRPEIYTMGLRNPYRIALNPKSSVLYWGEIGPDAGKDSTLGPRGYDEFNQAKKAGNFGWPLFIGNSQPYAALDFATNVIGPRFDPKDPVNNSPKSNGLQHLPPVNPAMIWYPYAASKEFPELGQGGRSAMAGEFYTYDKNSTAKTKFPEYYDGALFIFDWMRNWVMAVRVDKNDNYIRTEPFMAGNGDFRRPIDQAFGKDGVMYMLEYGSVYGADNDDARLVKIEYNTGNRAPMVKANVVDSVAAAIHNSRSYLTSDGQNAPVFHEAAGQAPLRVKFSGRGTDLDDDDAITYEWLFDGKTVGSQKPMATYTYTKPGIYKAILRATDQKGLVGADTIVVKVGNAKPEVAITTPDNKSFFWANKPFTYAVKVTDKEDTKIDPKRIKVYYEYSAQPRSAQTVVAQQGHQDLASVGNGSIGKTLMASSDCKACHTIDKPSVGPTFLAVADRYKGQAGSVERLAKKIIEGGGGSWSKDHLMSAHPQIPVQDAQEMVKYIFSLTDARKQKAMPLQGSLALNEHKPEDARGQYTLLASYTDNGGKVVGPLTSTDVVTLRNATVKTINADAYVGFPRFGTRLNAGSHKAYVLLKGIDMTTIKSLTYDYSSLNKDGDIEVRLDSYAGPVVSRAPYKATGSWSTNKQVTGTFDKEFTGKHDVYVVVMKRDKPNDNIIQLNSIQFNQN